One Luteolibacter arcticus DNA segment encodes these proteins:
- a CDS encoding alpha/beta fold hydrolase, which translates to MKRVRALARARILATYDSSLVFPTTMKPRMFRFVCLLFLIAGGVRAADSKEKHTYVIVHGATAGGWEWKKTGNFLSEDGHEVYRATLTGLGERMHLNSPDISLHTHIDDVVNLILFEDLHDIVLTGHSYGGMVITGVMDRVPERIRHVVFLDAAVPDDGMSIWDLFGGKGPQDPSRFADGFMQVPWVTPDTKPPHNVKQSIKCFYQPVSYKNPVAKALDVTYVAFVPKDKSAAERAKTDKSWQRAVSRGWTIRTFPGGHVAQQEDPRGVATLMEEAVGDKNTPLAAVVPSSARLQSPEVHPDRKVTFRFQAPEAKEVELSGQFLKGNQLMEKNEAGLWSITVGPIEPNLYPYNFVVDGVGVADPSNPDLFPNELFKPSMIDIPANPPLLHAVRDVPRGELNYCSYESKTLNRTRPLVVYLPPGYRAGTDSYPVLYLVSGTTDTEETWVKAGRANVILDNLIAERKAVPMIVVMPYGNMMAGTPPPSSMQAADMYKIFDAELTGNIVPYVEANYRTIVDREQRAIAGFSRGGGQALFAGFKHPDKFASVASYAAYLTPEVCDKYFPDLGDADKKPKLLWLGVGKDDFLYKPAHDFDSYLKGRNIAHQWLVTEGGHTWMNARRYLAETLPLFFK; encoded by the coding sequence GTGAAGCGGGTCCGGGCTTTGGCCCGGGCCCGCATTCTCGCGACCTACGATTCATCGCTCGTCTTTCCCACCACCATGAAGCCTCGTATGTTCCGTTTCGTGTGCCTCCTGTTCTTGATCGCCGGCGGGGTGCGCGCGGCTGACTCCAAGGAAAAACACACGTATGTCATTGTCCACGGAGCGACCGCCGGCGGTTGGGAGTGGAAGAAGACCGGCAACTTCCTCTCGGAGGATGGCCATGAGGTCTATCGAGCCACGCTCACCGGCCTGGGTGAGCGCATGCACCTCAACAGCCCCGACATCAGTCTCCATACTCACATCGACGATGTCGTAAACCTGATCCTCTTCGAAGACCTTCATGACATCGTGCTCACCGGCCACAGTTACGGAGGCATGGTGATCACCGGCGTGATGGACCGCGTGCCGGAGCGCATCCGCCATGTCGTCTTTCTCGATGCCGCGGTGCCGGACGATGGCATGTCGATTTGGGATCTTTTCGGCGGAAAGGGTCCGCAGGATCCCTCGCGTTTCGCCGATGGCTTCATGCAAGTGCCTTGGGTTACGCCCGACACCAAGCCGCCTCACAATGTGAAGCAATCCATCAAGTGCTTTTACCAACCGGTGTCCTACAAGAATCCGGTGGCCAAGGCGCTGGACGTCACCTACGTGGCTTTCGTGCCGAAAGACAAGTCGGCTGCGGAGCGAGCCAAGACGGACAAAAGCTGGCAGCGTGCGGTTTCCCGAGGCTGGACCATCCGCACCTTTCCCGGTGGACATGTCGCCCAGCAGGAGGATCCGCGCGGCGTGGCGACGCTGATGGAGGAGGCGGTCGGCGACAAGAACACGCCGCTCGCTGCAGTGGTCCCGTCGTCAGCGCGTCTCCAATCGCCGGAGGTGCATCCCGACCGCAAGGTGACCTTCAGGTTTCAAGCGCCCGAGGCGAAGGAAGTCGAATTGAGCGGTCAGTTCCTCAAGGGGAACCAGCTGATGGAGAAGAATGAAGCCGGCCTCTGGAGCATTACCGTCGGCCCGATTGAGCCGAACCTCTATCCCTACAACTTCGTCGTCGACGGGGTGGGGGTGGCAGACCCGTCAAATCCCGACTTGTTTCCCAACGAGCTTTTCAAGCCCAGTATGATTGACATACCAGCCAACCCGCCGCTGCTCCACGCCGTTCGCGACGTTCCGCGAGGCGAGCTGAACTACTGCTCCTATGAATCCAAGACGTTGAACCGCACCCGGCCGCTGGTCGTCTACCTGCCTCCGGGCTATCGCGCCGGCACCGACAGCTATCCGGTGCTGTATCTGGTCAGTGGCACCACCGATACCGAGGAGACTTGGGTCAAGGCCGGCCGCGCCAATGTCATCCTCGACAACCTGATTGCCGAAAGGAAAGCCGTGCCGATGATCGTGGTCATGCCGTACGGCAACATGATGGCCGGTACGCCGCCGCCTTCATCAATGCAAGCTGCCGACATGTACAAAATCTTCGATGCCGAGCTAACCGGCAATATCGTCCCTTACGTCGAAGCAAATTACCGCACCATCGTTGATCGCGAGCAACGTGCCATCGCTGGATTTTCGCGTGGCGGCGGACAGGCCTTGTTCGCCGGTTTCAAGCATCCGGACAAGTTCGCATCGGTGGCCTCGTATGCCGCCTACCTCACGCCTGAGGTCTGTGACAAGTATTTTCCTGACCTTGGAGACGCGGACAAGAAACCCAAGCTACTGTGGCTCGGTGTCGGCAAGGACGACTTCCTCTATAAGCCGGCGCATGACTTTGATAGCTACCTCAAGGGCCGGAACATCGCTCATCAGTGGCTCGTTACCGAGGGTGGTCACACTTGGATGAATGCCCGTCGCTACCTGGCCGAAACGTTGCCACTTTTCTTCAAATGA
- a CDS encoding glycoside hydrolase family 98 domain-containing protein — protein sequence MKTPGSGKRLPLRLVATLFAALFFLLGILAEAAPPLRRPISPEQPMWLIHIDTWNNADPQKIIALIPPDIRPYVVMNISLSISHNETTSQFQVAEYGYEVAKSWLRACAENRMWAMVQPSSGGFSQFSDFDLSIYEEFYRDYPNMIGFNYCEQFWGYDSPTDPLSAKWGDRINHFANLLALSNRYGGYLVVSWCGNQWSPNINPIAMLKRIPAFAAASRDYTENYILCEKYTQQSYQSDMESVCLGAWLSGYAGQYGMRYDDTGWTDASGVHANFTMATQGAPFLEHVMLTGQTVFDGPELIWTQCFRELSAGATTDGYSMRRWGTFPQFDNVSIDLFRKVVDGTVRIPGRREVIDRTKVVVINNVNSGGIDTIYSSPDTLFEGLYRMDGDGNLLNNKSFFKKTGRYPTVPTVYQLDDSDANAFPVKVNRSAYATRWPTVTTKVNEFNSLFPQQSTGDLFAGRHENGWVIYNPYKTAQTASGSIPFQYNTCDRMELTCSQYTAGVVKEFADKLTFYLSNYDNVIDTGLKTDTIAIHGASSEPTYTWADRGSHTASVVTKSWSGGVFTLTIQHNGPLDITVNCAGTATGRLTQFTPAAPVAPEPPPAFAGPRQYEAECFDYKGIAGTTNAGQNGSIRNYRGQGYLNFGTGATAAVRDTVSVLSSGTYRLETRYAVTGADIGTVDLYVNGTKVATSAFTQTPTLSDWAIHKQDIALNAGSNTIEFRATTTRPSPLYFDSIAVIPTAYENGLVIQENDPGFGGVDGTVSNSHAGYTGSGFANTQDAAGAGIDWWLDFPAADTAAFTFRHAGTEERIADLHVNGVKVVSNIRFPATGSTSTWELVAVHAPVPAGLSRVRLQAVSASGLPDIDFLGIGGDQAAGEIAPQSDAYVRGGGSAGTNFGTSNQLVAKHDVTDANFNRITYMKFDVSGLADVQSAKLKLVPFQVDGATNLTYERIADDSWSEAATNWNTRPTAAGSLAATVGGYGVGQQIEIDLTNAVKSEASGDGILSLRIANESWNFIGFHSRESTTASYRPVLTYTVAVPTVSPGAVKMAHLPFDDGSGITAADSTGNGWSGTLVNGPAWVGENNARINGALALGGGSHVALPVGIMSGVGDFTVSFWVKPGSLSEGARILDFNDGSTLNRMDFTPLTAGGTMRFALTVNGTTQSLEAASAPHFTAGTWTHVTVILRDNAAKLYINGTELATNVAMTLRPSQLGVTPYNFIGKSAAPADPAFSGTVDDLRIYKGALHSSDVAKLAGPPSAPANIIAKAGNAKVALSWSPADGATGYIIHRATSSSEPFVAAGSLTGTSFVDTAVLNGTTYHYRVTASNGIAESGSSAVVSATPKAYRESGGIVSMEAENGNIGNRWRTTAHPSASNGTYIEVLPAYNSTGGVPDGETAEFVAAYDFNIASAGNYRFWFRVFAANADDDSFFWRIDGGSWIMENGRVGSGTWYSVDSVALDNLAAGGHLLEIVYRENGAGLDKFVIQLDSLAAPAGAGPAETIVPATPSGLNVTAVLPSRVDLAWIPSAGAASYQVKRSTTSGSGYTTIASGVTPASFSDTTVAPGITYFYVVTASNVIGESGTSTQISATPPIPPISEEELRAPGIEVSGGTSTITTAVSVVGHSYQLQYNVGLTPDQWQHHGPAQAGTGGPLNFVIPIDPSASQRFYRLLILSQP from the coding sequence ATGAAAACCCCCGGTTCCGGAAAGAGACTTCCCCTGCGTCTGGTCGCGACGCTCTTCGCTGCACTTTTCTTTCTGTTAGGGATTCTTGCCGAAGCCGCCCCTCCCCTTCGGCGTCCGATCTCCCCGGAGCAGCCGATGTGGCTGATCCATATCGACACGTGGAACAACGCCGACCCGCAGAAGATCATCGCGCTGATCCCGCCCGACATCCGGCCGTACGTGGTGATGAATATCTCGCTGTCGATCAGCCACAACGAGACGACAAGCCAGTTCCAGGTGGCGGAGTATGGCTACGAGGTCGCCAAGTCGTGGCTGAGAGCCTGCGCCGAAAACCGGATGTGGGCGATGGTCCAGCCGTCGAGCGGCGGCTTCAGCCAGTTCTCCGACTTCGATTTGTCCATCTACGAGGAGTTCTACCGGGACTACCCGAATATGATCGGCTTCAACTACTGCGAGCAGTTCTGGGGCTACGACAGCCCGACCGATCCGCTGTCCGCGAAGTGGGGCGACCGCATCAATCACTTCGCAAACCTGCTGGCACTGAGCAACCGCTACGGCGGCTATCTGGTCGTCAGTTGGTGTGGCAACCAGTGGTCGCCGAACATCAATCCGATCGCGATGCTGAAGCGCATCCCGGCCTTCGCCGCGGCCAGCCGGGACTACACGGAAAACTACATCCTCTGCGAGAAGTACACCCAGCAGTCCTACCAATCCGACATGGAGAGCGTCTGCCTGGGCGCGTGGCTATCCGGCTACGCCGGCCAGTATGGCATGCGCTATGACGACACCGGCTGGACGGATGCCAGCGGTGTCCACGCGAACTTCACGATGGCGACCCAGGGCGCACCGTTTCTCGAACACGTGATGCTCACTGGCCAGACCGTATTCGATGGCCCCGAGCTGATCTGGACCCAATGCTTCCGCGAATTGTCCGCGGGCGCGACGACCGACGGCTACTCCATGCGGCGCTGGGGAACCTTCCCGCAGTTCGACAATGTCAGCATCGATCTGTTCCGGAAGGTGGTGGATGGCACGGTGCGCATCCCGGGACGCAGGGAGGTCATCGACCGCACCAAGGTGGTCGTCATCAACAACGTCAACTCCGGCGGCATCGACACCATCTACAGTTCGCCCGATACCCTGTTCGAAGGACTCTATCGCATGGATGGCGACGGCAATCTGCTGAACAACAAATCCTTCTTCAAGAAAACGGGACGCTACCCGACCGTGCCGACCGTCTATCAGCTCGACGATTCCGATGCGAATGCGTTCCCGGTAAAGGTGAACCGCTCCGCCTACGCGACGCGCTGGCCAACGGTCACCACCAAGGTCAACGAGTTCAACAGCCTCTTTCCCCAGCAATCCACCGGCGACCTCTTCGCCGGCCGCCACGAGAACGGCTGGGTGATCTACAATCCCTACAAGACCGCCCAAACCGCGAGCGGGAGCATTCCCTTCCAGTATAACACCTGCGACCGCATGGAGCTGACCTGCTCCCAATACACAGCCGGGGTGGTAAAGGAATTCGCCGACAAGCTGACCTTCTATCTGAGCAACTACGACAACGTCATCGATACCGGTCTCAAGACCGACACGATCGCCATCCACGGTGCTTCCAGCGAGCCGACCTACACGTGGGCGGACCGAGGCAGCCACACGGCCAGCGTGGTGACCAAGAGCTGGTCGGGCGGAGTCTTCACCCTGACCATCCAGCACAATGGTCCGCTTGACATCACAGTGAACTGCGCCGGCACTGCGACTGGAAGGCTCACCCAATTCACCCCCGCCGCGCCCGTCGCGCCGGAGCCGCCACCCGCCTTCGCCGGTCCACGCCAATATGAAGCGGAGTGCTTCGACTACAAGGGCATCGCCGGCACGACGAACGCTGGTCAGAACGGCAGCATCCGCAACTACCGCGGCCAAGGATATCTGAACTTTGGCACCGGTGCTACCGCCGCGGTCAGGGATACGGTCAGCGTCTTGTCTTCCGGCACCTACCGGCTCGAAACCCGATACGCCGTGACCGGAGCGGATATCGGCACCGTCGATCTCTACGTAAACGGGACCAAGGTCGCGACCTCCGCTTTCACGCAAACACCCACTCTGAGCGACTGGGCCATTCACAAGCAGGACATCGCGCTCAATGCCGGCTCTAACACCATCGAGTTCCGCGCCACCACCACTCGCCCAAGCCCGCTCTATTTTGACAGCATCGCGGTGATCCCGACGGCTTACGAAAACGGCCTCGTGATTCAGGAAAACGACCCGGGTTTCGGCGGAGTGGACGGCACGGTCAGCAATAGCCACGCGGGATACACGGGAAGCGGCTTCGCCAACACACAGGACGCCGCGGGCGCCGGCATCGATTGGTGGCTGGATTTCCCCGCCGCGGATACCGCTGCCTTCACCTTCCGGCATGCTGGGACGGAGGAAAGGATCGCCGATCTCCACGTCAACGGCGTCAAGGTAGTCTCTAACATCCGGTTCCCTGCCACTGGCTCCACGTCCACGTGGGAACTAGTCGCGGTTCATGCACCGGTGCCCGCGGGACTCTCCCGGGTGAGGCTTCAGGCGGTGTCCGCCTCGGGACTGCCGGACATCGATTTCCTCGGAATCGGCGGGGACCAGGCCGCCGGAGAGATCGCACCGCAGTCCGATGCCTACGTGCGAGGCGGCGGATCGGCGGGGACGAACTTCGGAACGAGTAACCAACTGGTCGCCAAGCACGACGTGACCGATGCGAACTTCAACCGCATCACCTACATGAAGTTCGATGTCAGCGGCCTGGCAGACGTCCAGAGCGCCAAGCTGAAGCTCGTGCCCTTCCAAGTCGATGGCGCGACCAACCTCACCTACGAGCGGATTGCCGACGACAGTTGGAGCGAGGCCGCCACGAACTGGAACACCCGGCCCACCGCGGCCGGCTCGCTGGCCGCGACCGTTGGCGGATACGGGGTCGGCCAGCAGATCGAAATCGATCTAACAAATGCCGTGAAGAGCGAGGCCTCCGGTGACGGTATCCTTTCGCTGCGGATCGCCAATGAAAGCTGGAACTTCATCGGCTTCCATTCGCGGGAAAGCACCACGGCTTCATACCGGCCGGTGCTGACCTACACCGTCGCCGTTCCCACGGTGAGTCCCGGCGCGGTGAAGATGGCCCATCTGCCTTTCGACGATGGCTCCGGCATCACCGCGGCGGACTCGACCGGCAACGGTTGGAGCGGCACGCTGGTAAATGGCCCCGCGTGGGTGGGCGAAAACAACGCACGGATCAACGGCGCGCTCGCTCTCGGCGGCGGCAGCCACGTCGCGCTGCCCGTCGGCATCATGAGTGGCGTTGGCGATTTCACCGTCTCGTTCTGGGTGAAACCCGGCTCGCTTTCCGAGGGTGCACGCATCCTCGACTTCAACGACGGCAGCACCCTCAACCGCATGGATTTCACACCACTCACCGCGGGTGGAACGATGCGCTTCGCGCTCACCGTGAACGGGACGACGCAATCGCTCGAGGCAGCATCCGCTCCGCACTTCACCGCCGGCACCTGGACGCATGTAACGGTGATCTTGCGTGACAACGCCGCGAAGCTCTACATCAACGGAACAGAGCTGGCCACCAATGTAGCGATGACTCTCCGGCCGTCGCAGTTGGGAGTCACGCCTTACAACTTTATCGGGAAATCCGCCGCGCCAGCTGATCCGGCCTTCTCCGGAACGGTGGATGATCTCCGTATCTACAAGGGAGCACTCCATTCGTCGGATGTCGCCAAGCTGGCAGGGCCGCCCTCCGCACCGGCGAACATCATTGCCAAGGCGGGTAACGCAAAAGTGGCTCTAAGCTGGAGTCCGGCAGATGGCGCGACGGGTTACATCATTCATCGTGCCACAAGCAGCAGCGAACCCTTCGTCGCGGCAGGCTCGCTGACCGGCACGTCCTTCGTCGACACCGCCGTCTTAAATGGCACCACCTACCACTACCGGGTCACGGCGAGCAACGGCATCGCCGAGAGCGGCAGCAGTGCGGTCGTGAGCGCCACGCCAAAGGCCTATCGAGAATCCGGCGGCATCGTTTCCATGGAGGCGGAGAACGGGAATATCGGCAACCGCTGGCGCACCACCGCCCACCCAAGTGCCTCGAACGGAACGTATATTGAGGTCCTTCCCGCTTACAACAGCACTGGCGGAGTGCCGGATGGGGAGACGGCCGAATTCGTCGCAGCCTACGACTTCAACATCGCGTCCGCCGGCAACTACCGGTTCTGGTTCCGGGTGTTCGCTGCCAATGCGGACGACGATTCGTTCTTCTGGCGAATCGACGGTGGCTCCTGGATCATGGAAAACGGCCGTGTCGGCAGCGGCACCTGGTATTCCGTGGATAGCGTGGCGCTCGACAACCTCGCTGCGGGCGGTCACTTGCTCGAAATCGTTTACCGAGAGAATGGCGCCGGCTTGGACAAATTCGTCATCCAGCTCGACAGCCTGGCCGCACCGGCGGGCGCAGGTCCCGCCGAGACCATCGTGCCAGCCACTCCCTCCGGCCTGAACGTGACTGCGGTCCTGCCGTCGCGTGTGGACCTCGCGTGGATACCTTCGGCCGGTGCGGCCAGCTATCAGGTGAAGCGCTCCACCACCAGCGGCTCCGGTTACACCACGATCGCCAGCGGTGTGACACCGGCGAGTTTCAGCGATACCACGGTGGCCCCCGGGATAACCTACTTTTACGTCGTGACGGCGTCGAACGTCATCGGTGAAAGCGGCACCTCCACCCAGATCAGCGCGACCCCTCCGATTCCGCCCATTTCAGAAGAAGAACTGAGGGCGCCGGGAATCGAAGTATCAGGTGGAACCTCCACCATCACGACCGCAGTCTCAGTTGTCGGGCACTCCTATCAGCTCCAGTACAACGTCGGCCTCACCCCGGACCAATGGCAGCACCATGGACCCGCCCAAGCAGGAACCGGCGGCCCCTTGAACTTTGTCATCCCGATAGATCCATCCGCCAGCCAACGCTTCTATCGTTTGCTCATACTTTCCCAACCGTGA
- a CDS encoding alpha/beta hydrolase: protein MLLLSGALGLLALPAGAADVNGQWHADFESRRGRQKIQFEFKAGDGKLTGKTLSQFGGETREAEIKEGKIEGDTLSFVQVMDFQGNEMRIEYTGKIGDDGIAFTRKVGDFGTSEFKAAKGAAPEVPAEPSIPARPGQAAEIGPDDKPAYDAPPAGFNSKRDDIPHGKLEVIEYESKTVGTTRKMQVYTPPGYSKDQKYPVLYILHGIGGDETEWQRFARVDALMDNLIADKKAGPMIVVMPNGRAQKDDRANAGMQAAPAFAVFERDLLDDVIPAIESRYSTRTDRESRALAGLSMGGGQTLNFGLGHLDTFAWIGAFSSAPNTKPPAELLPDPAAAKEKLKLLMVTCGNKDGLFNISKGVHTHLKEIDVPHVWHVDGQGHDPTHWANALYNFSQRIFR, encoded by the coding sequence ATGCTTCTTCTCTCAGGCGCTCTCGGCCTGCTTGCCCTGCCCGCCGGGGCCGCCGACGTGAATGGCCAGTGGCACGCTGACTTCGAGAGCCGCCGGGGCCGCCAGAAAATCCAGTTCGAGTTCAAGGCTGGCGATGGGAAGCTCACCGGCAAGACGCTCTCGCAATTCGGCGGAGAAACCCGCGAAGCGGAGATCAAGGAAGGCAAGATCGAGGGCGACACCCTGAGCTTCGTGCAGGTCATGGATTTCCAGGGAAACGAGATGCGCATCGAATACACCGGCAAGATCGGTGACGACGGCATCGCCTTCACCCGCAAGGTGGGAGATTTCGGCACCTCGGAGTTCAAGGCTGCCAAGGGTGCCGCACCCGAAGTCCCCGCCGAGCCCTCCATTCCCGCCCGGCCGGGGCAAGCCGCGGAAATCGGGCCGGATGACAAGCCAGCCTATGACGCCCCACCCGCCGGCTTCAATTCCAAGCGCGACGACATCCCCCACGGCAAGCTGGAGGTGATCGAATACGAGTCCAAGACCGTGGGCACCACGCGCAAGATGCAAGTCTACACGCCGCCGGGTTATTCCAAGGACCAGAAGTATCCCGTGCTCTACATCCTCCACGGCATCGGGGGTGACGAAACCGAATGGCAGCGCTTCGCCCGTGTGGATGCCCTTATGGACAACCTCATCGCCGACAAGAAGGCCGGGCCGATGATCGTCGTCATGCCGAACGGCCGCGCCCAGAAGGATGATCGAGCCAATGCCGGCATGCAGGCGGCCCCCGCCTTCGCGGTGTTCGAGCGGGATCTGCTGGATGACGTGATCCCTGCAATCGAATCGCGCTACAGCACCCGCACCGACCGCGAGAGCCGTGCGCTGGCCGGCCTTTCGATGGGCGGCGGCCAGACACTGAACTTCGGCCTCGGCCACCTGGACACCTTTGCATGGATCGGCGCGTTCTCCTCGGCACCGAATACCAAGCCACCCGCGGAGCTCCTGCCTGACCCCGCAGCGGCAAAGGAAAAACTGAAGCTCCTCATGGTCACCTGCGGCAACAAGGACGGGCTTTTCAATATCAGCAAGGGCGTCCACACCCACCTCAAGGAGATAGACGTCCCGCATGTCTGGCACGTGGATGGCCAGGGCCACGATCCTACCCACTGGGCGAACGCGCTCTACAACTTCTCCCAAAGAATCTTTCGCTGA
- a CDS encoding endo-1,4-beta-xylanase gives MTSITRSAFLLLAAAGLHSPAAAEPTLRDVYEKDFLIGVALNTRMVNGQDARAADLAGKQFSCLTAENDMKWQLIHPGPDQFNFTTADAYFEFARKHKMEVIGHTLVWHSQVPGWVFQGEDGKPAIRDELLKRMKDHIHAVAGRYKGKVRGWDVVNEALSDGGPDILRDSPWRKIIGDDFLDHAFRFAKEADPKAELYYNDYSLENPRKRENCVKLVKGMLERKVPIDGIGTQSHFQLNGPPVEEIEKTIKEFAALGLKVMITELDVDVLPGRGPQGNADVNRREQGDSTTNPYTKGLPADMQEKLAKRYAEIFDVYLKHRKSISRVTFWGLGDGQTWLNGFPIRGRTNHPLLFDRELKPKPAFEALIKKGEEKRPR, from the coding sequence ATGACTTCCATCACACGTTCCGCATTCCTCCTCCTGGCCGCAGCCGGTCTCCACTCTCCCGCCGCTGCGGAACCAACCCTCCGCGACGTGTATGAAAAGGACTTCCTCATCGGAGTCGCGCTCAACACCCGCATGGTCAACGGCCAGGACGCGAGGGCCGCGGACCTCGCCGGCAAACAGTTTTCCTGCCTCACCGCGGAGAACGACATGAAATGGCAACTGATCCATCCCGGGCCCGACCAGTTCAATTTCACCACCGCCGACGCCTACTTCGAGTTTGCGAGGAAGCACAAGATGGAGGTCATCGGCCACACGCTGGTTTGGCACAGCCAGGTGCCCGGATGGGTATTCCAAGGAGAAGACGGCAAGCCCGCCATCCGCGACGAGCTCCTCAAGCGGATGAAGGACCACATCCACGCCGTCGCCGGCCGATACAAGGGCAAGGTCAGGGGCTGGGACGTCGTCAATGAAGCACTCTCCGACGGAGGTCCGGACATCCTCCGCGACTCTCCGTGGCGGAAGATCATTGGAGACGATTTCCTCGATCACGCCTTTCGCTTCGCCAAGGAAGCGGACCCGAAGGCCGAGCTCTACTACAATGACTACAGCCTTGAGAATCCCCGCAAACGCGAGAACTGCGTGAAGCTCGTGAAGGGCATGCTCGAGCGCAAGGTGCCGATCGATGGCATCGGCACTCAGTCCCATTTCCAACTGAACGGACCGCCGGTCGAAGAGATCGAGAAAACCATCAAGGAGTTCGCCGCACTGGGGCTCAAGGTGATGATCACCGAGCTGGATGTCGATGTGCTTCCCGGACGCGGCCCCCAGGGAAATGCCGATGTGAACCGCCGCGAGCAGGGCGACTCCACCACCAATCCCTACACCAAGGGACTGCCGGCGGACATGCAGGAGAAGCTCGCCAAACGTTACGCCGAGATCTTCGACGTCTACCTGAAACACCGGAAGTCGATCTCCCGCGTGACGTTCTGGGGCCTCGGCGACGGCCAGACCTGGCTGAACGGCTTCCCGATCCGCGGACGGACCAATCACCCGCTCTTGTTCGACCGCGAACTCAAGCCCAAGCCCGCCTTCGAGGCACTGATCAAGAAGGGCGAGGAGAAGCGCCCGCGCTGA